Proteins encoded within one genomic window of Solibaculum mannosilyticum:
- a CDS encoding energy-coupling factor transporter transmembrane component T family protein has product MIRDITIGQFFPGKSALHRMDPRAKLVLLIVYIVMIFVASNFWGLGLSAAFLIGTTLLSKVPIKTLLKSIRPLLIVILFTALINIFYVDGNTLVQWGIFRITDKGIFTAIFMAVRIVLLVLGGSVLTYTTSPTDLTDGLERLLSPLSKIRLPVHELAMMMSIALRFIPTLLEETDKIMAAQKARGADMESGGLMQRVKALIPILIPLFVSAIRRAYDLAIAMECRCYRGGEGRTRMKQLHLGSVDAWGILVTAVCLGGVVALKVLLPSTL; this is encoded by the coding sequence ATGATCCGGGATATCACCATCGGCCAATTTTTCCCCGGGAAATCGGCGCTCCACCGCATGGATCCCCGGGCGAAGCTGGTTCTTTTGATTGTATACATCGTCATGATTTTTGTGGCCAGCAATTTTTGGGGCCTGGGATTATCGGCGGCATTTCTGATAGGGACTACCCTGCTTTCTAAGGTGCCCATTAAGACGCTGTTAAAATCCATCCGCCCCCTGCTGATTGTTATCCTGTTTACCGCGCTCATCAATATCTTTTATGTGGACGGCAATACATTGGTGCAATGGGGCATCTTCCGCATTACGGACAAGGGTATTTTTACCGCAATCTTTATGGCGGTGCGCATCGTTCTTTTGGTGCTGGGCGGATCGGTGCTGACCTACACCACCTCTCCCACCGACCTGACCGACGGTTTGGAACGGCTTTTGAGCCCGCTTTCCAAGATCCGGCTGCCTGTCCACGAGCTGGCCATGATGATGAGCATCGCCCTGCGTTTTATCCCCACCCTTTTGGAGGAGACCGATAAAATCATGGCGGCTCAAAAGGCCAGAGGCGCCGATATGGAATCGGGGGGGCTCATGCAGCGGGTCAAGGCGCTGATTCCCATTTTGATTCCCTTATTTGTGTCGGCCATCCGCCGGGCATACGACCTGGCCATCGCCATGGAGTGCCGCTGCTACCGGGGAGGCGAAGGCCGTACCCGGATGAAACAGCTTCACTTAGGCAGTGTGGACGCTTGGGGTATTTTGGTCACGGCTGTGTGTCTTGGCGGCGTCGTTGCCCTCAAGGTGCTGCTGCCGTCCACTTTATGA